The Roseococcus microcysteis genome contains a region encoding:
- the tyrS gene encoding tyrosine--tRNA ligase gives MSSADFLHVLRERGFIHQVTDEVALQARLNAGPIAGYIGYDCTADSLHVGHLVQIMMLRWLGTTGNRPVVLMGGGTTKIGDPSGRDETRQILTEAQIEANKAGIRKTFDAILQFGDGPGKAMMLDNAEWLDQLSYIPFLREVGRHFSVNRMLTMDSVRLRLERDQPLTFIEFNYMLLQSYDFVELRRRHGVVLQMGGSDQWGNIVMGADLIRRMDQAEAFGLTTPLITTASGAKMGKTAAGAVWTNPERLSAYDYWQFWRNAEDADVGKFLALFTELPMAEVRRLGALQGSEVNDAKKILATEATAILHGRQAADLAAETARRAFEEGAAAETLPSITATLPAPLADLLVSAGLVASKGEARRLVAQNGVRLNDAPVNDAALTVTADDLRDGAAKLSAGKKKHVLVRAA, from the coding sequence ATGAGTTCCGCCGATTTCCTGCATGTGCTGCGCGAGCGTGGCTTCATCCATCAGGTCACCGACGAGGTCGCGCTCCAGGCGCGGCTGAACGCCGGCCCCATCGCGGGCTATATCGGCTATGACTGCACCGCCGACAGCCTGCATGTCGGCCACCTGGTCCAGATCATGATGCTGCGCTGGCTCGGCACCACCGGGAACCGGCCCGTGGTGCTCATGGGCGGCGGCACGACCAAGATCGGCGACCCATCGGGCCGCGACGAGACGCGCCAGATCCTGACCGAGGCGCAGATCGAGGCCAACAAGGCCGGCATCCGCAAGACCTTCGACGCCATCCTTCAGTTCGGCGACGGCCCGGGCAAGGCGATGATGCTGGACAATGCCGAATGGCTGGACCAGCTGAGCTACATCCCCTTCCTGCGCGAGGTGGGCCGGCATTTCAGCGTGAACCGCATGCTGACCATGGACAGCGTGCGCCTGCGCCTGGAGCGCGACCAGCCGCTGACCTTCATCGAATTCAACTACATGCTGCTGCAAAGCTATGATTTCGTGGAGCTTCGTCGCCGCCATGGCGTCGTGCTGCAGATGGGCGGCAGCGACCAGTGGGGCAACATCGTCATGGGCGCGGACCTGATCCGCCGCATGGACCAGGCCGAGGCCTTCGGCCTGACCACGCCCCTCATCACCACCGCCTCGGGCGCCAAGATGGGCAAGACGGCGGCGGGGGCGGTCTGGACCAACCCCGAGCGGCTTTCGGCCTACGATTACTGGCAGTTCTGGCGCAATGCCGAGGATGCCGATGTGGGCAAGTTCCTCGCCCTCTTCACCGAACTGCCCATGGCGGAGGTCCGTCGCCTGGGCGCCCTGCAAGGGTCCGAGGTGAATGACGCGAAGAAGATCCTCGCCACCGAGGCCACGGCCATCCTGCACGGCCGCCAAGCCGCCGACCTCGCCGCCGAGACCGCGCGCCGCGCCTTCGAGGAGGGGGCGGCCGCCGAGACGCTGCCCAGCATCACCGCCACCCTGCCCGCGCCCCTGGCCGATCTCCTGGTGAGCGCCGGGCTCGTCGCCAGCAAGGGCGAGGCGCGGCGCCTCGTGGCCCAGAACGGCGTGCGGCTGAACGATGCGCCGGTGAACGACGCGGCGCTGACCGTCACGGCCGATGATCTGCGCGACGGCGCGGCCAAGCTCTCGGCCGGCAAGAAGAAGCATGTGCTGGTGCGGGCCGCATGA
- a CDS encoding RidA family protein: protein MTIAFLHPPGPGEARPFSRAVKAGGMVYVSGASAPHDPARGIHRGATPAEEVRNALTYIAGLLEEAGSGLDRVVQVTMLISDRADYAACNAEYVKFFPNGLPARHTALFGVPTEARVGFACIALAAEQ from the coding sequence ATGACGATCGCCTTCCTCCACCCGCCCGGCCCGGGCGAGGCGCGCCCCTTCTCCCGCGCCGTGAAGGCCGGCGGCATGGTCTATGTCTCCGGCGCCTCGGCCCCGCATGACCCGGCGCGCGGCATCCACCGCGGCGCCACCCCGGCCGAGGAGGTGCGCAACGCGCTGACCTATATCGCGGGGCTGCTGGAGGAGGCGGGCAGCGGGCTCGACCGGGTGGTGCAGGTGACCATGCTCATCAGCGACCGGGCCGACTACGCCGCCTGCAACGCCGAATACGTGAAATTCTTCCCCAACGGCCTGCCCGCCCGGCACACCGCCCTGTTCGGCGTACCGACCGAGGCCAGGGTCGGGTTTGCGTGCATCGCCCTTGCGGCGGAACAATAG
- a CDS encoding N-acyl-D-amino-acid deacylase family protein, producing the protein MADPTLIIRGGLVADGTGTPPREADIALSGDRIAAVERHIAAPRGTPEIDARGKLVTPGFVDIHTHYDAQATWTSEILSSSLHGVTTALLGNCGVGFAPCRPEARDMLVKLMEGVEDLPEVVLTEGLPWNWESFPEYLNALDSRPYDMDIATQVPHAALRVHVMGRRGFEREPATEADRAEMARLAREGIAAGALGFSTSRAIAHKTLAGEPTPTLGAAEIELAEIARGLGGGWMQLISDFDEPAEEEWERLLRIMRLSGRPMTFSLLQRESKPDFWRWILAQVDRANAEGLKVSGQVMGRPVGLMFGWELSQHPFLTRAAYQEVAHLPIDARAAALRDPERRARILAEPTDPALKARLNNYARIYKLTMDYEPPPDSSVLEQARAMGRDPEDLCYDWMLEEGGRAILNRPLLNYADGNLDAIREMVTHPHTLMGLGDGGAHVGYICDASAPTHMLTHWARDRARGAKLPVEFVVKRLSADNAAALGLNDRGRLAPGLKADLNVIDFDELSIERPNMRYDLPAGGKRLVQGARGYVATLVSGQVVHQNGEATGALPGRLIRGAKP; encoded by the coding sequence ATGGCGGACCCCACGCTCATCATCCGGGGCGGGCTCGTGGCCGATGGCACCGGAACGCCGCCGCGCGAGGCCGACATCGCCCTTTCCGGCGACCGGATCGCCGCCGTCGAGCGGCACATCGCGGCGCCCCGTGGCACGCCCGAGATCGATGCGCGCGGCAAGCTGGTCACGCCGGGCTTCGTGGACATCCACACCCATTACGACGCCCAGGCGACCTGGACCTCGGAAATCCTGTCCTCCTCGCTGCATGGGGTGACGACGGCGCTGCTAGGCAATTGCGGGGTGGGCTTCGCCCCCTGCCGGCCCGAGGCGCGGGACATGCTGGTGAAGCTCATGGAAGGTGTCGAGGACCTCCCGGAAGTGGTTCTGACGGAAGGACTTCCCTGGAACTGGGAAAGCTTCCCGGAATACCTCAACGCCCTCGACAGTCGCCCCTATGACATGGACATCGCGACCCAGGTGCCGCACGCCGCGCTGCGCGTCCATGTCATGGGCCGCCGCGGCTTCGAGCGCGAACCCGCCACCGAGGCCGACCGCGCCGAGATGGCGCGCCTGGCGCGTGAGGGGATCGCGGCCGGGGCGCTGGGCTTCTCCACCTCCCGCGCCATCGCCCACAAGACGCTGGCGGGCGAGCCCACCCCCACCCTGGGTGCCGCCGAGATCGAGCTGGCCGAGATCGCCCGCGGCCTGGGCGGCGGCTGGATGCAGCTGATTTCCGACTTCGACGAGCCGGCGGAGGAGGAATGGGAGCGCCTGCTGCGCATCATGCGCCTCTCGGGCCGGCCGATGACCTTCTCGCTGTTGCAGCGCGAGTCCAAGCCGGATTTCTGGCGCTGGATCCTGGCGCAGGTGGACCGCGCCAATGCCGAGGGGCTGAAGGTCTCGGGGCAGGTGATGGGGCGGCCGGTGGGGCTGATGTTCGGCTGGGAGCTGTCCCAGCACCCCTTCCTGACCCGTGCGGCCTACCAGGAGGTGGCGCATCTGCCCATTGACGCCCGCGCCGCCGCCCTGCGCGACCCCGAACGCCGCGCCCGCATTCTGGCCGAGCCGACGGACCCCGCGCTCAAGGCGCGCCTCAACAACTATGCCCGCATCTACAAGCTGACCATGGATTACGAGCCCCCGCCGGATTCCAGCGTGCTGGAGCAGGCGCGCGCCATGGGCCGCGACCCCGAGGACCTCTGCTACGACTGGATGCTGGAGGAAGGCGGCCGCGCCATCCTGAACCGGCCCCTCCTGAACTATGCGGACGGCAACCTGGACGCGATCCGCGAGATGGTCACCCACCCGCACACGCTGATGGGCCTGGGCGATGGCGGGGCGCATGTGGGCTATATCTGCGACGCCTCGGCCCCCACCCATATGCTGACCCATTGGGCGCGCGACCGCGCGCGTGGCGCGAAGCTGCCGGTGGAGTTCGTGGTGAAGCGGCTTTCCGCCGACAATGCCGCGGCGCTGGGGCTGAATGACCGTGGCAGGCTCGCACCCGGTCTCAAAGCTGACCTGAACGTCATTGATTTCGATGAACTCTCCATCGAGCGCCCGAACATGCGCTACGATCTGCCGGCGGGCGGGAAGCGGCTGGTGCAGGGGGCGCGGGGCTATGTCGCGACCCTCGTCTCCGGCCAGGTGGTCCATCAGAACGGAGAGGCCACGGGCGCCCTGCCCGGCCGCCTGATCCGGGGAGCCAAGCCATGA
- a CDS encoding N-acyl-D-amino-acid deacylase family protein yields MKHDLVIRNGWVLDGTGAPGFQADIAVDGETITAVGTVHGSGREELDAKGLLVTPGFVDIHTHYDGQAVWDSHLAPSALHGVTTALMGNCGVGFAPCRAEDRDTLIELMEGVEDIPGPVLHEGLNWSWESFPEYLDALERKARDIDIAALLPHGAVRVNVMGERALRLENATAEDIARMRAITAEAVAAGAFGTSTSRTISHKTLAGDPTPTLKAQEEELIGLAAGMAEGGGGLLEMVSDWNTPDPATEFAIVRRVAAASGQPVVFSLTARHDRTEAWKELLALSGEAIAAGLDIRPVFPPRPIGILMGLVGSQNPFSGCPSYREIAHLPPAERAAAMREPARRAAILSEDRVAGSNFPLITRLHWSRMFPFGDPPDYAPPREASLEAQAAREGRRPEEVAYDLLCAGDGSAFIFAPLTNFADYTLDASAECLRHRHAIVGLSDGGAHVGFISDGSFPTFTLMHWSKRGFPMEELIRRQTSDTARAMGLTDRGVLAPGLLADINLIAEGELALPQPRMIHDLPAGGKRLIQGARGYQATIKRGQVTYRHGTPTGRLPGRLLRRH; encoded by the coding sequence ATGAAGCATGACCTTGTCATCCGCAACGGCTGGGTGCTGGACGGCACCGGTGCGCCCGGATTTCAGGCCGATATCGCGGTGGATGGGGAGACCATCACGGCGGTCGGCACGGTGCACGGCTCAGGCCGGGAGGAGCTGGACGCAAAGGGCCTGCTGGTCACGCCCGGCTTCGTGGACATCCACACCCATTATGACGGCCAGGCGGTGTGGGATTCCCACCTCGCCCCCTCCGCCCTGCACGGCGTCACCACGGCGCTGATGGGCAATTGCGGCGTCGGCTTCGCCCCCTGCCGCGCCGAGGACCGCGACACGCTGATCGAACTGATGGAGGGTGTGGAGGACATCCCCGGCCCCGTGTTGCATGAGGGGCTGAACTGGTCCTGGGAAAGCTTCCCCGAATATCTCGACGCGCTGGAACGCAAGGCGCGCGACATTGATATCGCGGCCCTGCTGCCGCATGGCGCCGTGCGCGTGAACGTTATGGGCGAGCGCGCCCTGCGCCTGGAGAACGCGACCGCCGAGGACATCGCCCGCATGCGCGCCATCACGGCCGAGGCGGTGGCGGCCGGGGCCTTCGGCACCAGCACCAGCCGCACCATCAGCCACAAGACGCTGGCCGGCGACCCCACACCCACCCTCAAGGCGCAGGAGGAGGAACTCATCGGCCTCGCCGCCGGCATGGCAGAGGGCGGTGGGGGGCTGCTGGAAATGGTCTCCGACTGGAACACGCCGGACCCCGCCACGGAATTCGCCATCGTGCGCCGCGTGGCCGCGGCCTCGGGCCAGCCCGTGGTGTTCAGCCTGACGGCGCGCCATGACCGCACCGAGGCCTGGAAGGAATTGCTGGCCCTGTCCGGGGAGGCCATCGCGGCCGGGCTCGACATCCGCCCGGTCTTTCCGCCGCGGCCCATCGGCATCCTGATGGGGTTGGTGGGGTCCCAGAACCCCTTCTCCGGCTGCCCCTCCTACCGCGAGATCGCGCACCTCCCGCCGGCCGAGCGCGCGGCGGCCATGCGCGAGCCCGCCCGCCGCGCGGCCATCCTGTCCGAGGACCGGGTGGCGGGGTCCAACTTCCCCCTCATCACCCGCCTGCATTGGTCGCGGATGTTCCCCTTCGGTGACCCGCCCGACTACGCGCCCCCGCGCGAGGCGAGCCTCGAGGCCCAGGCCGCGCGCGAGGGCCGCCGCCCGGAGGAGGTGGCCTATGACCTGCTCTGCGCCGGGGATGGGAGTGCCTTCATCTTCGCGCCACTTACGAACTTCGCCGACTACACGCTTGATGCGTCAGCCGAATGCCTGCGGCACCGCCACGCCATCGTGGGGCTGTCGGATGGCGGCGCGCATGTGGGCTTCATCTCCGATGGCAGCTTCCCGACCTTCACCCTGATGCACTGGTCCAAGCGCGGCTTCCCCATGGAGGAACTGATCCGCCGCCAGACCAGCGACACCGCCCGCGCCATGGGCCTGACCGATCGCGGCGTCCTGGCGCCGGGGCTGCTGGCCGACATCAACCTCATCGCGGAGGGGGAACTCGCCCTGCCCCAGCCGCGCATGATCCATGACCTGCCGGCCGGCGGGAAACGGCTGATCCAGGGCGCGCGGGGCTACCAGGCCACGATCAAGCGCGGCCAGGTCACCTATCGCCACGGCACGCCCACCGGGCGCCTGCCCGGGCGGCTGTTGCGGCGGCACTAG
- a CDS encoding AI-2E family transporter translates to MSDFRRAYHSIRPAGAPEGGTNLALMALLVMGVLYFARELLVPLALAVLLSFVLAPIVRALRRVGTPRVLAVLAAVLAAVAVLLVLGLVMARQLSELASDIPFYQFELTRKLASINASGGMIERVQEMLQGLAAGAERAAAPEPAPVPAADPVRPLPVQVHQPPPRTFEVLRTVVEPLLYPLATFGIVIVFVIFVLLYREDLRDRLIRLIGAHDLQRTMAAMDDAAYRLSRFFLAQVAMNSIYGMVIALALFFIGVPQPILWGIVAGLMRFVPFVGTIIAVAFPLILALAVEPGWTMPLLVLLLFAVGEGAMGQVFEPLIFGRSTGLSPIAVIVAATFWTWLWGPIGLVMAVPLTVCLVVLGRHVERFEFLEVALGDRPPWNRPRPSTSVPWATIPTRWSSRRRAR, encoded by the coding sequence ATGTCCGATTTCCGCCGTGCCTATCACTCCATTCGGCCGGCGGGCGCACCGGAGGGCGGCACCAACCTCGCCCTGATGGCGCTGCTGGTCATGGGCGTGCTGTATTTCGCACGGGAATTGCTGGTGCCGCTGGCACTGGCCGTGCTGCTCTCCTTCGTGCTGGCGCCCATCGTGCGCGCCTTGCGCCGGGTGGGCACCCCGCGGGTGCTGGCCGTGCTGGCGGCGGTGCTGGCCGCCGTCGCGGTCCTTCTGGTGCTGGGCCTGGTCATGGCCCGGCAGCTCAGCGAACTCGCCAGCGACATTCCCTTCTACCAGTTCGAGCTGACCCGGAAGCTCGCTTCCATCAACGCCAGCGGCGGGATGATCGAGCGCGTGCAGGAGATGCTCCAGGGTCTCGCCGCCGGCGCGGAACGCGCGGCGGCCCCCGAGCCAGCACCCGTCCCCGCCGCCGACCCGGTGCGGCCATTGCCGGTGCAGGTCCATCAGCCGCCGCCCCGCACCTTCGAGGTGCTGCGCACGGTGGTCGAACCCTTGCTCTACCCGCTCGCCACCTTCGGCATCGTCATCGTCTTCGTCATCTTCGTGCTGCTCTACCGCGAGGATCTGCGCGACCGCCTCATCCGCCTGATCGGCGCGCATGATCTGCAGCGCACCATGGCCGCCATGGATGACGCGGCCTATCGCCTGTCGCGCTTCTTCCTGGCGCAGGTCGCGATGAACTCGATCTACGGGATGGTCATCGCGCTCGCGCTGTTCTTCATCGGCGTGCCGCAGCCCATCCTCTGGGGTATCGTGGCCGGGCTGATGCGCTTCGTGCCCTTCGTGGGCACCATCATCGCGGTTGCCTTCCCGCTGATCCTGGCGCTGGCGGTGGAGCCGGGCTGGACCATGCCCCTGCTGGTGCTGCTGCTCTTCGCGGTGGGCGAGGGCGCGATGGGCCAAGTTTTTGAACCGCTCATCTTCGGTCGGTCCACCGGCCTCTCCCCCATCGCCGTCATCGTGGCCGCCACCTTCTGGACCTGGCTCTGGGGGCCCATCGGGCTGGTGATGGCGGTGCCGCTCACGGTCTGTCTCGTGGTGCTGGGGCGGCATGTGGAGCGCTTCGAATTCCTGGAGGTGGCGTTGGGCGACCGACCCCCCTGGAACCGCCCGAGACCTTCTACCAGCGTGCCTTGGGCGACGATCCCGACGCGCTGGTCGAGCAGGCGGAGGGCGCGCTGA
- a CDS encoding SAM-dependent methyltransferase gives MIRAAYLADEGLETALEEELALSGRAVTRWHGRLALSPDPPAPAAWALDVWDAPREIPVASIKEAADALRAIQRNWSLVPALHHRRAALIEARLPPVKARPLVFPEPAPTGHLGGWTLLETGLILASPTKSSPFPGGAVRFVEDREGPPSRAYLKLWEALTRLGRHPAPGARCLDLGASPGGWTWALAQLGAQVTAVDKAPLDPRVMAMPGVTWRQESAFALEPEPVEWLFSDVICYPARLLALVRRWLPMATNIVCSVKFQGPTDHAIVADFAAIPGAMLFHGAHNKHELTFARLG, from the coding sequence ATGATCCGCGCCGCCTACCTGGCCGATGAGGGGCTGGAGACGGCGCTGGAGGAGGAGCTTGCCCTCTCCGGCCGCGCCGTCACGCGCTGGCATGGGCGCCTCGCCCTCTCGCCCGACCCGCCGGCGCCCGCCGCCTGGGCGCTGGATGTCTGGGATGCCCCGCGCGAAATTCCGGTGGCCTCCATCAAGGAGGCCGCCGATGCGCTGCGCGCCATCCAGCGCAACTGGTCGCTGGTGCCCGCCCTGCATCATCGCCGTGCGGCACTCATCGAGGCGCGGCTGCCGCCGGTGAAGGCGCGGCCGCTCGTCTTCCCCGAACCCGCGCCCACCGGGCATCTGGGCGGCTGGACCTTGCTGGAGACGGGGCTGATCCTGGCTTCGCCCACCAAATCCTCGCCCTTTCCGGGCGGCGCCGTGCGCTTCGTGGAGGACCGCGAGGGCCCGCCCTCGCGCGCCTATCTGAAGCTCTGGGAGGCGCTGACGCGGCTTGGCCGCCACCCCGCGCCCGGGGCGCGCTGCCTCGACCTCGGTGCCTCGCCGGGCGGCTGGACCTGGGCGCTGGCCCAGCTCGGCGCGCAGGTGACGGCGGTGGACAAGGCGCCGCTCGATCCGCGCGTGATGGCCATGCCCGGCGTCACCTGGCGGCAGGAGAGCGCCTTCGCGCTCGAGCCCGAGCCGGTGGAATGGCTGTTCAGCGATGTCATCTGCTACCCCGCCCGCCTGCTGGCCCTGGTGCGGCGCTGGCTGCCCATGGCCACGAACATCGTCTGCTCGGTGAAGTTCCAGGGGCCGACCGACCACGCCATCGTGGCGGATTTCGCGGCCATTCCGGGCGCCATGTTGTTCCACGGCGCCCACAACAAGCATGAGCTGACCTTCGCCCGCCTGGGGTGA
- a CDS encoding DUF423 domain-containing protein, which produces MQRLWFSAAGLAGCAAVALAALGAHAPLDAREMVQSVAMILGWHAPALLAFGVWNDARGRAVAALMLPGLVLFSGAVLFRAFTGVSPGPIAPLGGFALMAGWLVLVALALRSPRA; this is translated from the coding sequence ATGCAAAGACTCTGGTTCAGCGCGGCGGGCCTGGCGGGCTGCGCGGCGGTCGCCTTGGCCGCTCTTGGCGCCCATGCGCCCCTCGACGCGCGCGAAATGGTGCAGTCGGTGGCCATGATCCTGGGCTGGCACGCGCCGGCGCTGCTGGCCTTCGGCGTGTGGAACGACGCCCGGGGCCGGGCGGTGGCGGCGCTCATGCTGCCGGGCCTGGTGCTGTTCTCGGGGGCCGTGCTGTTCCGCGCCTTCACCGGCGTCTCGCCCGGCCCCATCGCGCCGCTGGGCGGCTTCGCGCTGATGGCGGGCTGGCTCGTATTGGTGGCACTCGCCCTGCGCAGCCCGCGCGCATGA
- the nfi gene encoding deoxyribonuclease V (cleaves DNA at apurinic or apyrimidinic sites) has product MKLRRCQLELAARAVREDALGAVRRIAGVDVSSSRFDPARMVHAAVVVLDWPSLEPVARAAVSLPAPMPYITGLLAFREIPAIQAALAQLPEPPDLLMVDGQGIAHPRRCGIATHLGVVTDLPSIGVAKSRLVGQPVAPLGEEPGALVEVTDRGEVVGALLRSRLRANPLHISPGHRVSLDTALHWVRATLRGRRLPEPTRAAHEWAGQARRAAMAPPPGAQ; this is encoded by the coding sequence GTGAAACTGCGTAGATGCCAGTTGGAACTGGCCGCGCGGGCGGTGCGGGAGGATGCGCTGGGCGCGGTGCGGCGCATCGCGGGGGTGGATGTCTCCTCCTCGCGCTTCGACCCGGCGCGCATGGTGCATGCGGCGGTGGTGGTGTTGGATTGGCCCTCGCTGGAACCCGTGGCGCGCGCGGCGGTGAGCCTGCCGGCGCCCATGCCCTACATCACCGGGCTGCTGGCCTTCCGGGAAATCCCGGCCATCCAGGCCGCGCTGGCGCAACTCCCTGAGCCACCGGACCTGTTGATGGTGGACGGCCAGGGCATCGCCCACCCGCGCCGCTGCGGCATCGCCACGCATCTGGGCGTGGTGACGGACCTGCCCAGCATCGGCGTGGCGAAGTCGCGGCTGGTGGGCCAGCCCGTGGCGCCGCTGGGCGAGGAGCCCGGCGCCCTGGTCGAGGTGACGGACCGTGGCGAGGTGGTGGGCGCCCTCCTGCGGAGCCGCCTGCGCGCCAACCCGCTGCACATCTCGCCCGGCCACCGTGTCAGCCTCGACACCGCGCTGCATTGGGTGCGGGCCACGCTGCGCGGCCGCCGCCTGCCCGAGCCGACGCGTGCGGCGCATGAATGGGCCGGACAGGCGCGCCGCGCGGCCATGGCGCCGCCGCCCGGCGCGCAGTAG